The following are from one region of the Edwardsiella tarda ATCC 15947 = NBRC 105688 genome:
- a CDS encoding MurR/RpiR family transcriptional regulator has product MSSLVRIKQLYHSLAQNERKLADFILASPERLVKQSSQELADTLGVSQSSVVKFAQKLGFRGFPALKQDIAAYLMRHQTPSGETPIHHGILRQDSLKLVGEKLMAEKIAALQATMTINHEEQLQQALKMLLNARRIIIAGLGSSGLVAKDLANKLMQIGMAAYAESDAHVQIACAHAMQPQDVLMAISYSGERKEVNTAAAMARRCGAQVLALTGFPPNSLQELADLTLYTVTDDHAIQAMAISSRVAQGALTDLLYMGLVQQNADLACQHIRDSRDLVKTLL; this is encoded by the coding sequence ATGAGCAGTCTGGTGAGAATAAAGCAGCTTTATCATTCACTGGCGCAGAACGAGCGCAAACTGGCAGACTTTATCCTGGCCTCGCCGGAGCGTTTAGTGAAGCAGAGTTCCCAGGAGTTGGCCGATACCCTCGGGGTTAGCCAATCCAGCGTCGTCAAGTTCGCACAGAAGCTTGGATTCCGTGGTTTTCCGGCATTGAAACAGGATATCGCCGCCTATCTGATGCGCCATCAAACGCCGAGTGGAGAAACCCCGATCCACCACGGCATCCTGCGCCAGGACTCGCTCAAGCTGGTCGGCGAGAAGTTGATGGCGGAGAAGATCGCGGCCCTCCAGGCTACCATGACCATTAACCATGAAGAGCAATTGCAACAGGCGTTGAAGATGTTGCTCAATGCCCGCCGTATCATCATCGCCGGGCTCGGCTCCTCGGGCTTAGTCGCTAAAGACTTAGCCAACAAACTGATGCAGATCGGTATGGCCGCCTATGCCGAGTCCGACGCACACGTTCAGATCGCCTGCGCGCATGCCATGCAGCCACAAGACGTGCTGATGGCCATCTCCTACAGCGGTGAGCGCAAAGAGGTCAACACGGCCGCCGCCATGGCGCGACGCTGCGGCGCGCAGGTCTTAGCGCTGACCGGCTTCCCCCCCAACTCCTTACAGGAGTTAGCCGATCTGACGCTATATACCGTCACCGACGATCACGCCATCCAGGCAATGGCGATCTCCTCGCGCGTGGCCCAGGGTGCGCTGACCGATTTGCTGTATATGGGGCTGGTGCAACAGAACGCCGACCTGGCCTGTCAGCATATTCGTGATAGCCGCGATCTGGTCAAGACGCTACTCTGA
- the yfhb gene encoding phosphatidylglycerophosphatase C produces MSQRHHATRRQVFFDLDGTLHRQDLFGCFLRFLLWRLPANWPLVVLCLPLVAVGLLAGGRAARRPISLLLWSITLGHSEATLQALEAAFVVAFRPRLQPFPQVRARLEAYLSCPETRVWLLTGSPQQLVEQVYRDSGLLPRLTLIGTQIRRRYGGWTLTRRCLGQEKVRQLEQVLGRPFQLYSGYSDSRQDDCVLRHCRFRYRIDRDGALHRLP; encoded by the coding sequence ATGTCACAACGACATCATGCGACGCGTCGGCAGGTATTTTTCGATTTGGACGGAACCTTACACCGCCAAGATCTGTTCGGCTGCTTTTTACGCTTTCTCCTGTGGCGCCTGCCCGCTAATTGGCCCCTGGTAGTATTGTGTCTCCCCCTGGTCGCCGTGGGGCTGTTGGCGGGGGGGCGGGCGGCACGGCGGCCGATTAGCTTGTTGCTCTGGAGCATCACGCTCGGCCATAGTGAGGCCACCTTACAGGCGCTGGAGGCCGCGTTTGTCGTCGCGTTTCGCCCCCGCTTACAGCCTTTCCCTCAGGTTCGGGCGCGGCTAGAGGCGTATCTTTCCTGCCCAGAGACGCGAGTCTGGTTGTTGACGGGCTCACCGCAGCAACTAGTCGAACAGGTCTATCGTGATAGCGGCCTGTTGCCTCGTTTGACGTTGATTGGCACACAGATTCGGCGTCGTTATGGTGGCTGGACCTTGACGCGTCGTTGTTTGGGGCAGGAGAAAGTACGCCAGCTGGAGCAGGTACTAGGCCGCCCCTTCCAGCTGTATAGCGGTTATAGCGATAGCCGCCAGGACGACTGTGTATTGCGTCACTGCCGCTTCCGTTATCGGATCGATCGTGACGGCGCGTTACACCGATTACCTTGA